One genomic segment of Sphingorhabdus sp. M41 includes these proteins:
- a CDS encoding acyl carrier protein, with protein sequence MQNKVELMPEAAVRAVMRDILGLSEEQVAEFTAETELFGALPELDSMAVAGLLTELEDRLNIMIDDDEVDGELFETFGNLVAFAEMKVTE encoded by the coding sequence ATGCAGAATAAGGTCGAGTTAATGCCGGAAGCCGCCGTGCGCGCAGTGATGCGGGACATTCTGGGGCTAAGCGAGGAACAGGTCGCGGAATTTACGGCGGAGACCGAACTTTTCGGTGCCCTTCCCGAATTGGACAGCATGGCTGTTGCCGGGCTGCTCACCGAACTGGAAGATCGTCTGAATATCATGATCGACGATGATGAAGTGGACGGCGAACTTTTTGAAACCTTTGGCAATCTGGTTGCATTTGCCGAGATGAAAGTCACCGAGTGA
- a CDS encoding hydrolase 1, exosortase A system-associated → MTRSFHHIACKSDKLAATLDSATGTTALLIVSGGNEIRSGAHSGMAGLALRISEQGFPVLRYDRRGIGESSGDNQGFLGSADEIAAAAEFLRQEQPQITSVVAFGNCDAATALALFGPDAGINGYILANPWVIESRVVPDETQPTMSSAAIRSRYWDRIKNPRTIVDLLSGKIDFGKLLKGLKQATRSEENSALSLQLRKALSGLEANTRILLAKRDTTARAFLAAWNSADFAQVRDKVTITVEPLDSASHSFADKAAREWLTEKLLEALRAA, encoded by the coding sequence ATGACGCGGAGCTTTCACCATATAGCCTGTAAGAGCGACAAGCTCGCGGCGACGCTGGATTCCGCAACAGGCACGACCGCCTTGCTCATCGTCAGCGGCGGCAATGAAATCCGCTCGGGCGCCCATAGTGGAATGGCAGGATTGGCGCTGCGGATTTCGGAACAGGGCTTTCCGGTGCTTCGTTACGACCGGCGCGGAATTGGCGAAAGCAGTGGCGACAACCAAGGATTTCTGGGTAGCGCGGATGAAATTGCGGCAGCCGCAGAATTTCTCCGGCAGGAACAGCCGCAGATAACGTCGGTCGTCGCCTTCGGCAATTGCGATGCGGCGACCGCTTTGGCTCTGTTCGGACCGGATGCCGGAATCAATGGCTATATTCTGGCCAATCCCTGGGTGATCGAGAGCAGAGTCGTACCGGACGAAACACAACCGACAATGTCCTCAGCAGCGATCCGCTCCCGCTACTGGGACCGGATAAAGAATCCGCGCACGATTGTCGATCTGCTCTCCGGAAAAATCGATTTCGGGAAATTGCTGAAAGGCCTGAAACAGGCCACCCGATCAGAAGAAAATAGCGCGCTTTCATTGCAGTTGCGCAAGGCTCTGTCGGGACTGGAAGCGAATACCCGTATTTTGTTGGCAAAGCGCGATACCACCGCACGCGCATTTCTCGCCGCCTGGAACAGCGCAGATTTTGCGCAAGTGAGAGACAAAGTCACAATAACCGTCGAGCCCCTCGACAGTGCATCACATAGTTTCGCAGATAAAGCGGCCAGAGAATGGCTCACCGAAAAATTGCTGGAAGCGCTGCGCGCCGCCTGA
- a CDS encoding GNAT family N-acetyltransferase has protein sequence MTDTTLAMTSEYHSNFQSVQAIAGEKLGRSVQKSLFDRIEWLKPLHELCLPDKSPLIVHSTEGEAEAWMFLMKTGLGRHAALANWYNFTFRPIFLGDYDEVTKLALLAKLATQLKSSSHHIEITPVPDEDSAASLTERAFEQAGWIVFRSKADDNHILNVKGRTFDQYWADRPGQLRNTVRRKAKKNLVSVRIETQFSDEDWDDYVSVYERSWKPEEGNPDFLKKLAQHEAAAGCMRLGLAYIDGEPVAAQFWTVENGEALIHKLAHIEDATKTSPGTLLSVAMFQHAIDIDHVDLIDFGTGNDGYKREWMEEVRDRYRLEFYWPNNPLSWLPILRHYASGLAGKRTSL, from the coding sequence GTGACAGATACGACCTTAGCCATGACCAGTGAATATCATAGCAATTTTCAGTCCGTGCAAGCCATTGCGGGAGAAAAACTGGGCCGATCAGTCCAGAAGTCGCTGTTCGACCGGATCGAATGGCTGAAGCCGCTGCACGAGCTGTGCCTGCCGGACAAATCACCATTGATTGTCCACAGCACCGAAGGCGAAGCCGAAGCGTGGATGTTCCTGATGAAAACCGGCCTCGGCCGCCATGCAGCACTGGCCAACTGGTATAATTTCACCTTTCGCCCGATTTTTCTGGGTGATTATGACGAAGTGACCAAATTGGCATTGCTCGCCAAACTCGCAACACAGCTCAAATCGAGCTCTCATCATATTGAAATCACGCCGGTTCCGGACGAAGATTCCGCTGCCAGCCTGACCGAACGTGCGTTCGAGCAAGCGGGCTGGATCGTCTTCCGGTCAAAGGCGGATGACAATCATATTCTCAACGTCAAGGGGCGTACCTTCGACCAATATTGGGCCGATCGCCCCGGTCAGCTGCGCAACACGGTACGCCGCAAAGCGAAGAAAAATCTTGTATCGGTCCGGATTGAAACGCAATTTTCCGATGAGGATTGGGATGATTATGTGTCGGTTTATGAGCGCAGCTGGAAACCGGAAGAGGGCAATCCCGATTTTCTGAAAAAGCTGGCCCAACACGAAGCGGCAGCAGGCTGCATGCGCCTGGGTCTGGCCTATATCGACGGAGAGCCGGTCGCCGCACAATTCTGGACAGTCGAAAATGGCGAAGCACTGATCCACAAGCTGGCACATATTGAAGACGCGACAAAAACATCTCCCGGAACGCTGCTGTCTGTTGCCATGTTCCAGCACGCGATCGACATCGATCATGTCGATCTGATCGACTTTGGCACCGGTAATGACGGCTACAAGCGCGAGTGGATGGAAGAGGTCCGGGACCGCTACCGGCTGGAATTTTACTGGCCGAACAATCCCTTGTCCTGGCTACCTATTTTGCGACACTATGCCTCGGGCCTTGCCGGAAAGCGCACATCGCTTTAG